Proteins from a genomic interval of Gordonia sp. SL306:
- a CDS encoding MCE family protein has protein sequence MSRWRRHFDGNRRFWYGLAGAAVIVLLVLGVTSLAQAHLGKKTYTGDFAQAGGIRPGDKVRVAGIDKGEVSSTELDGNHVTVTMKVDRDVNVTSNGSAEIKMSTLLGQRYVDVSLGDSPTEATDGRIVQTSVPYDLQKTIEQGTPIIAGIDDESFADSLRTLNRQLAGAPAVTKPTLDSLTAMSKVITNRRDQINQLVSDTKSVTGIVDDSQTQLSIIVGQGRQLAEKITAREALVTRMLDGIAQLTEQARAVARENGNQFAPIMANLNTMSQGLEKNRANLRKLLEVLPVTARLTNNIIGDGPYANGYLPWGIFPDNWLCLARVVDGC, from the coding sequence ATGAGCAGGTGGCGCAGACACTTCGACGGCAATCGTCGTTTCTGGTACGGCCTGGCCGGTGCCGCGGTGATCGTGCTGTTGGTGCTGGGTGTCACCAGTCTGGCGCAGGCACACCTCGGGAAGAAGACCTACACCGGTGATTTCGCCCAGGCGGGCGGCATCCGTCCCGGGGACAAGGTGCGGGTGGCCGGCATCGACAAGGGCGAGGTCAGCTCGACCGAACTCGACGGGAATCACGTGACCGTCACGATGAAGGTCGACCGGGACGTGAACGTCACATCGAACGGTTCCGCCGAGATCAAGATGTCCACACTGCTCGGACAGCGATATGTCGATGTGTCGCTGGGGGATTCGCCCACCGAGGCCACCGACGGGCGGATCGTGCAGACGAGCGTCCCCTACGATCTGCAGAAGACCATCGAACAGGGCACCCCGATCATCGCCGGGATCGACGACGAGAGCTTCGCCGACAGCCTGCGCACCCTCAACCGGCAGCTCGCCGGTGCACCAGCGGTGACCAAGCCGACCCTCGATTCGCTGACCGCGATGTCGAAGGTGATCACCAACCGCCGGGATCAGATCAATCAACTCGTCAGCGACACGAAGTCGGTGACGGGGATCGTCGACGACAGTCAGACACAGTTGTCGATCATCGTTGGTCAGGGTCGTCAGCTGGCCGAGAAAATCACCGCGCGTGAGGCTCTGGTGACGAGGATGCTCGACGGGATCGCCCAGCTGACCGAGCAGGCCCGCGCGGTGGCCCGCGAGAACGGCAACCAGTTCGCGCCGATCATGGCCAACCTCAACACGATGTCCCAGGGACTGGAGAAGAATCGCGCCAACCTTCGCAAGCTCCTCGAGGTGCTCCCGGTCACCGCGCGACTCACCAACAACATCATCGGCGACGGTCCCTACGCGAACGGCTACCTCCCCTGGGGGATCTTCCCGGACAACTGGCTGTGCCTGGCGAGGGTGGTGGACGGATGTTGA
- a CDS encoding MlaD family protein gives MSHGQSSIRKPLIGFTVFAIVAMLLTYIIWSTLERSLPGNTNSFTTYFTDASGLATGDDVRMAGVRVGRVHDISLDDGRARVTFDVQTDQPVFTNTQAAIRYQNLIGQRYLSLTLVKGADSAPLAAGSSLRQPSEDSFDVTRLLAGFQPVFETLKPEQVNALSEGLIQAFQGNKVSLSYTVAEVGQLASDMADRDAVIGSIINNLSAVMRDLAKQGGQVGTVIDSISGLIENLNANSAAFGKSVSQIGQTASGFADVLGQSRSSLSAAATDARAATSTLIANGAKLDRMAGQLPIFLGHFPLVLGQGAYLNIYACDLDIAIGDVLLPPGIINKIGGTKHSEVCR, from the coding sequence ATGAGCCACGGGCAGTCCAGCATCCGCAAACCACTGATCGGCTTCACGGTGTTCGCGATCGTCGCGATGCTCCTGACCTACATCATCTGGTCCACCCTGGAGCGGTCGCTGCCGGGGAACACGAACTCGTTCACCACCTACTTCACGGATGCCTCCGGGCTCGCCACCGGCGACGACGTCCGGATGGCCGGCGTGCGGGTCGGCCGGGTCCACGACATCTCCCTCGACGACGGTCGTGCCCGGGTCACCTTCGACGTACAGACCGATCAGCCCGTTTTCACCAACACCCAGGCGGCGATCCGTTATCAGAACCTCATCGGTCAGCGGTACCTGTCTCTCACGTTGGTGAAGGGCGCCGACAGCGCGCCGCTGGCGGCCGGATCATCCCTCCGACAGCCCTCCGAGGACTCGTTCGACGTGACCCGACTGCTCGCCGGGTTCCAGCCCGTGTTCGAGACCCTGAAACCAGAACAGGTGAATGCATTGTCGGAGGGACTGATCCAGGCCTTCCAGGGCAACAAGGTGTCGCTGAGCTACACCGTCGCCGAGGTGGGGCAACTCGCCTCGGACATGGCCGATCGTGATGCGGTGATCGGGTCGATCATCAACAACCTGAGCGCCGTCATGCGCGACCTGGCCAAGCAGGGCGGCCAGGTGGGCACCGTGATCGACAGCATCTCGGGCCTGATCGAGAACCTCAACGCGAACTCGGCCGCCTTCGGCAAATCGGTGTCCCAGATCGGACAGACCGCAAGTGGATTCGCCGACGTACTCGGACAGAGCCGGAGCTCGCTGTCGGCCGCGGCGACCGACGCGCGGGCGGCCACGTCCACCCTCATCGCCAACGGCGCCAAGCTCGACCGGATGGCGGGGCAGTTGCCGATCTTCCTCGGTCACTTCCCACTGGTCCTCGGTCAGGGCGCCTACCTCAACATCTATGCCTGCGACCTCGACATCGCGATCGGAGACGTGCTGTTGCCACCCGGCATCATCAACAAGATCGGTGGCACCAAGCATTCGGAGGTGTGTCGATGA
- a CDS encoding MlaD family protein, with amino-acid sequence MDIATDGRNPSLLQYVLRGLAFLVALLILFVLLFLRYQGTFTSTVPVTAKLTDVGDGLVTDADVRYNGLIVGAVKSIDLSGDVGPGNLQYKNVGIDIDPDQAPGIPSNVTARTVPSNLFGVNSVELVAPGQASGEGLSSDATIPADETLPTIRLQDAQNELRTLLQAVPPEDLASVLGTISDALKGGGAVFGAFVPLLDNYWRTINAQFPPGAPSGFDNFNNAVKGLSQSTPQLLDTLGRSVIPAMTIAEKQQDLTALLSAGEGVLDETQALFAANGDRGKRVVRDLNTMVGAAVLEPDALPQSLSALNNLAAKALTVFTGVNGHAQLNIGVSFGAYQRYTRQNCPVYNGGPYGQTRAPGCVGPGTGTGPTSSGPLMIYPSDGMRRNASAAGSVTTSSDDKTLGTALKRKPGAADTLMLGPLVQSSSIRPGSPNGQQGGGR; translated from the coding sequence ATGGACATCGCCACCGACGGCCGCAATCCCTCACTGCTGCAGTACGTCCTGCGCGGACTCGCGTTCCTCGTCGCCCTGCTCATCTTGTTCGTACTGCTCTTCCTGCGATATCAGGGCACCTTCACCTCGACGGTTCCGGTCACCGCCAAACTGACCGACGTGGGCGACGGGTTGGTCACCGATGCAGATGTCCGCTACAACGGCCTGATCGTCGGGGCGGTGAAGTCGATAGATCTCAGCGGCGACGTCGGGCCGGGCAACCTCCAGTACAAGAACGTCGGGATCGACATCGATCCGGACCAGGCGCCGGGCATCCCCAGCAACGTCACCGCGCGGACCGTGCCGTCGAACTTGTTCGGCGTCAATTCCGTCGAACTCGTCGCACCCGGACAGGCGAGTGGGGAGGGCCTGTCCTCGGACGCCACGATCCCGGCCGACGAGACCCTGCCGACCATCCGGTTGCAGGATGCGCAGAACGAACTGCGGACCCTGCTGCAGGCCGTACCGCCGGAGGATCTCGCGTCGGTGCTCGGGACCATCTCGGATGCGTTGAAGGGTGGCGGTGCGGTTTTCGGCGCGTTCGTCCCGCTGCTGGACAACTACTGGCGCACCATCAACGCGCAGTTCCCCCCAGGCGCTCCCTCGGGCTTCGACAACTTCAACAACGCCGTGAAGGGGCTCTCCCAGTCGACGCCACAGTTGCTGGACACATTGGGCCGCAGCGTGATCCCGGCGATGACCATCGCCGAGAAACAGCAGGATCTCACCGCCCTCCTGTCGGCGGGCGAGGGCGTCCTGGACGAGACGCAGGCGCTCTTCGCGGCCAACGGTGATCGGGGCAAGCGGGTGGTGCGTGATCTCAACACGATGGTCGGCGCCGCGGTCCTCGAGCCGGACGCGTTGCCGCAGTCGTTGTCGGCGCTGAACAACCTCGCGGCCAAGGCGCTGACCGTGTTCACCGGTGTCAACGGTCACGCACAGCTCAACATCGGTGTGAGCTTCGGTGCGTATCAGCGGTACACACGGCAGAACTGCCCTGTCTACAACGGTGGCCCGTACGGCCAGACGCGCGCCCCGGGGTGTGTGGGTCCGGGCACCGGGACGGGGCCGACGAGTTCCGGTCCGTTGATGATCTATCCCTCGGACGGTATGCGCCGCAACGCATCCGCCGCGGGATCGGTGACCACATCATCGGACGACAAGACGCTCGGCACGGCACTCAAGCGTAAGCCCGGTGCCGCGGACACGCTGATGCTCGGGCCGCTGGTCCAGTCGAGTTCGATCAGGCCGGGGAGCCCCAACGGACAGCAGGGAGGCGGTCGATGA
- a CDS encoding MlaE family ABC transporter permease, translating to MTASRYVPPALRPLEAAKAIYRGPRGMLAAMGHLITFLVKSIGAVPIAFTHYRKEVWRLLSDVAWGNGAIVVGGGTVGVMVILGVMGGATVGIEGYTALNLLGMSPVTGGLSAFATTREIAPLLAATAFTAQSGCRFTAQLGSMRISEEIDALESIAIRPLPYLVTTRMSAAVLAIVPLYAVSLAANYLACQVMFQVQSGQGAGTYLYYFNQFLVSTDMVASFVKVVVFVLLTTFIQCYYGYFASGGPEGVGVAAGHAIRMAIIVIVFANLVLTLVFWGTSPGIKISG from the coding sequence GTGACCGCATCACGGTATGTGCCCCCCGCTCTCCGGCCGCTCGAGGCGGCCAAGGCGATCTACCGGGGCCCGCGCGGCATGCTCGCCGCGATGGGCCACCTCATCACCTTTCTGGTCAAGTCGATCGGCGCGGTGCCGATCGCCTTCACCCACTACCGCAAAGAGGTCTGGCGTCTGCTGTCGGATGTCGCCTGGGGCAACGGCGCGATCGTCGTCGGCGGCGGCACCGTCGGCGTGATGGTGATCCTCGGCGTCATGGGCGGGGCCACCGTGGGCATCGAGGGATACACCGCCCTGAACCTCCTCGGCATGTCCCCGGTCACCGGCGGCCTGTCGGCCTTCGCCACGACCCGTGAGATCGCGCCACTGCTCGCGGCCACCGCGTTCACCGCTCAGTCGGGATGCCGATTCACCGCGCAGCTCGGTTCGATGCGCATCAGCGAAGAGATCGACGCGCTCGAATCCATCGCGATCCGCCCGCTGCCCTACCTCGTCACCACTCGGATGTCGGCGGCCGTGCTGGCGATCGTGCCGCTGTATGCGGTGTCGCTGGCCGCGAACTACCTGGCCTGCCAGGTCATGTTCCAGGTGCAGAGCGGCCAGGGCGCAGGCACCTACCTTTACTACTTCAACCAGTTCCTGGTCTCCACGGACATGGTCGCCTCATTCGTGAAGGTGGTGGTCTTCGTCCTGCTGACCACGTTCATCCAGTGCTATTACGGCTATTTCGCCTCCGGGGGTCCCGAAGGCGTGGGGGTGGCCGCCGGGCACGCGATCCGCATGGCGATCATCGTCATCGTCTTCGCCAACCTGGTCCTGACGCTCGTGTTCTGGGGCACCTCGCCCGGAATCAAGATCTCGGGTTAG
- a CDS encoding MlaE family ABC transporter permease — translation MSTDAVTSNGEGTRAGSGGVRRWFRDHVMASFDTFGRQMGMFVEVFKVLIVDIVKRRFPFGEFIRQCAFMSSTSVFPTLLVAIPIGVIVSIQVSNIAGQIGATSFSGAATGLGVIRQGAPLVTSLLLAGAVGSAIAADLGSRTIRDEIDAMKVMGVNPIQRLISPRLLATMVVSFLLCGFVCFVGFITGYVFNVYFQGGTPGSYTGTFASFASTSDLAFAIIKAVIFGAIVAVVACDRGLTTKGGPAGVANSVNAAVVNSVLLLFTVNVALTQLFAILVPAKVV, via the coding sequence TTGAGTACTGACGCGGTGACCTCGAACGGGGAGGGAACACGTGCGGGCTCGGGCGGAGTTCGCCGGTGGTTCCGTGACCATGTCATGGCCTCGTTCGACACGTTCGGGCGGCAGATGGGCATGTTCGTCGAGGTCTTCAAGGTCCTCATCGTCGACATCGTCAAACGCCGGTTCCCGTTCGGTGAGTTCATCCGTCAGTGCGCGTTCATGTCGAGTACCTCGGTGTTCCCGACGCTGCTGGTCGCGATCCCGATCGGGGTGATCGTGTCGATCCAGGTGTCCAACATCGCCGGTCAGATCGGCGCGACCTCGTTCTCGGGAGCGGCGACCGGACTGGGTGTGATCCGGCAGGGCGCGCCACTGGTGACGTCGCTGCTGCTGGCCGGCGCGGTCGGCTCGGCCATCGCCGCCGATCTCGGCTCTCGAACCATCCGCGACGAGATCGACGCGATGAAGGTGATGGGGGTCAACCCGATCCAGCGTCTGATCTCCCCGCGCCTGCTGGCCACCATGGTGGTGAGCTTTCTGCTGTGCGGCTTCGTCTGCTTCGTCGGTTTCATCACCGGATATGTCTTCAACGTCTACTTCCAGGGCGGTACGCCGGGTAGCTACACCGGCACATTCGCGTCCTTCGCATCCACTTCCGACCTCGCCTTCGCGATCATCAAGGCGGTGATCTTCGGTGCCATCGTCGCGGTGGTCGCCTGTGATCGCGGCCTGACCACCAAGGGCGGTCCGGCGGGTGTGGCGAACTCGGTCAACGCCGCCGTGGTCAACTCCGTGCTGCTGTTGTTCACCGTGAACGTCGCGCTGACCCAGCTGTTCGCCATCCTCGTCCCGGCGAAGGTGGTGTGA